Proteins co-encoded in one Bacillus sp. FSL H8-0547 genomic window:
- a CDS encoding MDR family MFS transporter produces MDASQQHTRLVVAGLLLGIFMAAIDNTIVATALGSIVSDLGGLDQFVWVTSAYMVTVLAGMPIFGKLSDMYGRKRFFIIGLIIFLAGSALCGVAQNITQLSIFRAVQGIGGGALLPIAFTIVFDIFPPEKRGKMTGLLGAVFGSASVFGPLIGAYLTEYISWHWVFYVNIPIGLLSVILVGKFYHEKAKLESQKIDWAGALTLVAGVVSLMFALELGGKEFSWTSWQFFSLFGSFVLFLILFLVAEIKAKDPIISFWMFKSRLFASSQILAFLYGASFIILTIFIPIFVQAVYGGSATSAGYILMPLMLGSVVGSGLAGAFMTKTSYRSIMFVSITSFIAGMGLLSTMTPDTGRLLLTLFMILSGFGVGFSFSLLPNASIHNLDPRFRGSANATNAFFRSLGMTIGVTIFGAIQTKIFTRELENAGSAGSGFDMSNPQGIFQPEVRGQIPARVLEPVINAMSDSITAMFLFALIPLGAALITVFFMGKTRLNIEKKEAASAK; encoded by the coding sequence ATGGACGCATCTCAACAACATACCCGGCTGGTTGTCGCAGGTCTCCTCCTCGGTATTTTTATGGCTGCGATTGATAACACGATTGTTGCAACTGCCCTTGGATCGATTGTCAGTGATCTCGGAGGGCTTGATCAGTTCGTGTGGGTAACGTCTGCCTATATGGTGACGGTGCTTGCGGGTATGCCGATTTTTGGAAAGCTTTCTGATATGTACGGGCGGAAACGGTTTTTCATCATTGGACTTATTATTTTTCTTGCAGGATCTGCCCTGTGCGGGGTTGCACAGAACATAACTCAGCTCAGCATCTTCAGGGCTGTTCAGGGAATTGGCGGCGGTGCGCTTCTGCCCATTGCATTTACCATTGTTTTTGATATTTTCCCGCCGGAAAAACGCGGGAAAATGACAGGGCTTTTAGGTGCTGTTTTCGGATCTGCATCTGTTTTCGGCCCGCTCATCGGAGCGTATTTGACAGAATATATCAGCTGGCACTGGGTTTTTTATGTGAATATTCCAATCGGTCTTTTATCCGTCATTCTGGTCGGAAAGTTTTATCATGAAAAAGCAAAGCTTGAAAGCCAGAAAATTGACTGGGCCGGAGCACTCACGCTTGTAGCCGGCGTTGTCAGCCTTATGTTTGCACTGGAGCTTGGAGGAAAAGAGTTCTCCTGGACTTCTTGGCAGTTCTTTTCATTGTTCGGCTCTTTTGTCTTATTTCTGATTTTATTTTTAGTTGCCGAAATAAAAGCAAAAGATCCAATCATTTCTTTTTGGATGTTTAAAAGCAGACTGTTTGCAAGTTCTCAGATTCTTGCCTTTTTGTACGGGGCTTCGTTTATCATACTTACGATTTTTATTCCGATTTTTGTTCAGGCTGTATATGGGGGATCAGCTACAAGTGCAGGTTACATCCTCATGCCGCTTATGCTTGGGTCGGTTGTCGGCAGCGGACTTGCAGGTGCGTTTATGACAAAAACAAGCTACCGCAGCATCATGTTCGTTTCCATCACTTCTTTTATAGCCGGAATGGGACTCCTCAGCACGATGACGCCGGATACGGGAAGGCTGCTGCTGACGCTGTTTATGATTCTATCGGGATTTGGCGTCGGATTTTCCTTTTCGCTCCTTCCAAATGCGTCCATTCATAACCTGGATCCTCGTTTCAGAGGTTCAGCGAACGCAACAAATGCCTTTTTCAGATCGCTTGGCATGACAATCGGTGTGACAATATTCGGAGCTATTCAGACAAAAATCTTCACAAGAGAGCTTGAAAACGCCGGATCTGCCGGCAGCGGGTTTGATATGAGCAATCCTCAGGGGATTTTTCAGCCGGAAGTACGGGGGCAGATTCCTGCCCGGGTGCTTGAACCGGTAATAAATGCGATGTCAGATTCTATTACAGCCATGTTCCTGTTCGCGCTTATTCCGCTTGGAGCTGCCCTGATCACCGTCTTTTTTATGGGGAAAACAAGACTGAACATCGAGAAGAAAGAGGCAGCATCCGCTAAATGA
- a CDS encoding patatin-like phospholipase family protein → MKADGVFEGGGVRGIAFTGAIQAMEEEKIEWERLAGTSAGAVIAALLAAGYKSNEIREHLTELDFTKFRGRTFLNYIPIIGGLLQLMIHLGFYKNSYLEEWIDGLLSAKGINTFADLPEDKLKIIASDVSNGEILILPDDLPKYKMKRSDLKISKAVMMSASIPFFFRPVKWKSSSQFTSYILDGGLLSNFPIWLFDSKEEPRFPTFGFRFIKEEIKAGAVIPTPVHLFKNIFKTMLQAHDLRHLTEETKGRTVQIPTGGITATDFDLNREEIEYLYQSGYSSAQQFLKSFDFEKYKEIRKKSKAAAGL, encoded by the coding sequence ATGAAGGCTGACGGAGTATTTGAGGGCGGGGGAGTCCGGGGTATTGCGTTTACTGGTGCTATTCAGGCAATGGAGGAAGAAAAAATTGAGTGGGAACGCCTTGCAGGTACATCTGCGGGTGCTGTCATTGCCGCCCTTTTGGCAGCAGGCTATAAAAGCAATGAAATCAGGGAGCATCTCACAGAGCTTGATTTTACGAAATTCAGAGGGAGAACCTTTTTGAATTATATCCCAATCATCGGCGGACTGCTTCAGCTCATGATTCATCTCGGTTTTTACAAAAACAGCTATCTGGAAGAATGGATAGACGGTCTCCTTTCGGCAAAAGGGATCAATACATTTGCAGACCTGCCTGAAGATAAGCTGAAAATTATTGCATCAGACGTATCCAATGGAGAAATTCTTATCCTGCCTGATGATCTGCCCAAATACAAGATGAAACGCTCAGACTTGAAAATCTCTAAAGCGGTTATGATGAGCGCATCCATTCCCTTTTTCTTCAGGCCGGTAAAATGGAAATCATCTTCCCAGTTCACTTCCTATATATTAGATGGCGGACTGCTGAGCAATTTTCCGATCTGGCTGTTTGATTCGAAAGAAGAACCGCGCTTTCCAACCTTCGGATTCCGTTTTATTAAAGAAGAAATCAAGGCGGGGGCTGTTATACCGACACCGGTCCATCTTTTTAAAAATATCTTTAAAACGATGCTGCAGGCTCACGATCTGAGGCATTTGACTGAAGAAACAAAAGGACGCACGGTGCAAATTCCCACAGGAGGAATAACAGCAACCGACTTTGACTTGAATAGAGAGGAAATCGAGTACTTGTATCAGTCAGGGTATTCTTCGGCACAGCAGTTTCTGAAAAGCTTTGATTTTGAGAAATATAAAGAAATACGAAAAAAATCCAAAGCCGCTGCGGGTCTGTAA
- the opuFB gene encoding osmoprotectant update ABC transporter permease/substrate-binding subunit OpuFB (The ABC transporter OpuF is widely distributed in Bacillus species other than B. subtilis. OpuFA is the ATP-binding subunit, while OpuFB is a fusion of permease and substrate-binding subunits.), which translates to MTAFIDVFKERQSELLAALLEHIQISFIALLLAVAISIPLGIYLTRKSGAAEGVIGVSAVLQTIPSLALLGLLIPLVGIGVVPAIIALVIYALLPILRNTYTGIKEVDSSLIEAARAMGMNSMKRLFKVELPLAMPVIMAGIRTAMVLIVGTTTLAALIGAGGLGKLILLGIDRNDNMLILLGAIPAALLAILFDAVLRGVEKAAARRSMKVIGIAGLIVLLAVAVPLAFGTGKKDIVIAGKLGSEPEILINMYKLLIEQETDLEVELKPGLGKTSFVFNALKSGDIDIYPEFTGTAITTFLKEEAVSTDRNEVYEQAKAGMLEKFDMAYLEPMSFNNTYTLAVPKEAAEQYGLEKMSDLKPAAGNIKAGFTLEFSDREDGYKGIQKVYGTTFANLKTMEPKLRYEAIQTGEINLIDAYSTDSELKQYNLLVLEDDKNLFPPYQGAPLLRTETLDEHPELEEALNQLSGKITDDEMREMNYQVNVEGKPAAEVAEQYLSKEGLLGK; encoded by the coding sequence ATGACGGCATTTATTGACGTATTTAAAGAACGGCAAAGCGAGCTTTTAGCTGCTTTGCTTGAGCATATCCAGATCTCATTTATTGCTTTGCTGCTTGCGGTCGCCATTTCCATTCCGCTCGGCATTTATTTGACCAGAAAATCAGGAGCCGCAGAAGGTGTGATTGGTGTTTCTGCCGTCCTGCAGACGATTCCGTCACTTGCCCTTCTCGGACTGCTTATTCCTCTCGTGGGCATTGGAGTAGTGCCTGCCATTATTGCACTGGTCATCTATGCCCTGCTTCCGATATTGCGAAATACGTACACCGGCATTAAAGAAGTGGATTCCTCTTTAATTGAAGCAGCCCGCGCCATGGGGATGAACAGCATGAAACGGCTATTTAAAGTGGAGCTCCCGCTTGCCATGCCGGTCATCATGGCTGGTATCCGCACGGCGATGGTGCTGATTGTTGGAACCACTACACTTGCGGCCCTTATTGGTGCTGGAGGACTCGGGAAGCTTATTTTGCTTGGCATCGACAGAAACGACAACATGCTGATTCTGCTTGGAGCGATTCCTGCTGCCCTGCTTGCTATTTTGTTTGATGCCGTTCTGCGAGGCGTTGAAAAAGCAGCAGCGAGACGATCAATGAAAGTGATCGGCATTGCAGGATTAATCGTACTGCTGGCGGTGGCGGTGCCGCTTGCGTTCGGCACCGGCAAGAAAGACATTGTCATTGCCGGAAAGCTTGGTTCTGAACCCGAAATACTGATCAATATGTACAAGCTGCTGATAGAGCAGGAGACGGATCTTGAGGTTGAATTAAAGCCCGGTCTTGGAAAAACGTCATTTGTCTTTAACGCTCTTAAGTCAGGGGATATTGATATTTACCCTGAATTTACAGGAACAGCGATTACGACCTTTTTAAAAGAAGAGGCCGTCAGCACAGACCGGAATGAAGTGTACGAGCAGGCAAAAGCGGGAATGCTTGAGAAATTTGATATGGCGTATCTTGAGCCGATGTCATTCAACAACACGTATACACTTGCTGTTCCCAAAGAAGCTGCAGAGCAATACGGACTTGAAAAAATGTCAGACCTTAAACCGGCTGCAGGGAATATAAAAGCAGGATTCACTCTTGAGTTTTCGGACCGGGAGGATGGCTACAAAGGCATCCAGAAAGTTTACGGCACCACCTTTGCGAACTTGAAAACAATGGAGCCTAAGCTCAGATATGAAGCCATTCAGACAGGCGAAATCAATTTAATTGACGCTTATTCGACAGACAGTGAGCTGAAACAATATAATCTTTTAGTCCTTGAAGACGACAAAAACCTGTTTCCTCCCTATCAGGGAGCACCGCTGCTGAGAACGGAAACGCTTGATGAGCATCCTGAGCTTGAGGAAGCACTGAATCAATTGTCAGGAAAAATAACGGATGACGAAATGAGAGAAATGAATTATCAGGTAAACGTTGAAGGAAAACCGGCTGCAGAAGTTGCTGAGCAGTATTTAAGTAAAGAAGGCTTATTAGGGAAGTAA
- a CDS encoding ABC transporter ATP-binding protein codes for MIRFENVTKVYKDGTKAVNALDLTIEKGEFFVFIGPSGCGKTTTMKMINRLIDATDGTVSIDGKNVHDYDIHELRWNIGYVLQQIALFPHMTIEENIAVVPELRGWKAEKIRKRTDELLNMVGLDPDTYRTRKPNELSGGQQQRIGVIRALAADPDIILMDEPFSALDPISREKLQQDIIDLQKRIHKTIVFVTHDMQEALALGDRICVMKDGEAVQIDSPEAIIRRPANDFVKEFIGNRGQAAILEGSIEPWIRPLQETDPLKKPISFTADRKEALQRLGTEDLIPVERNGQIIGTITRESAVQFLAGRAEERGRV; via the coding sequence ATGATCCGGTTTGAGAATGTGACAAAGGTATACAAAGACGGTACGAAGGCAGTAAATGCCCTTGACTTAACCATTGAAAAAGGTGAATTTTTTGTTTTTATCGGGCCATCCGGCTGCGGCAAGACAACCACGATGAAAATGATCAACAGGCTGATTGATGCAACAGACGGCACTGTCAGCATAGACGGCAAAAATGTACATGATTATGACATTCACGAACTGCGGTGGAATATAGGGTATGTTCTCCAGCAGATTGCGCTTTTTCCTCATATGACGATTGAAGAAAACATTGCGGTTGTTCCTGAACTGAGGGGATGGAAAGCAGAGAAAATACGGAAACGCACAGATGAACTTCTGAATATGGTGGGGCTTGATCCGGATACATACAGAACGAGAAAACCAAATGAGCTGTCCGGCGGTCAGCAGCAGAGAATCGGGGTCATCAGAGCGCTGGCTGCAGACCCGGACATTATTCTGATGGATGAGCCATTCAGTGCACTTGATCCGATCAGCAGGGAGAAACTGCAGCAGGATATCATTGACCTGCAAAAGCGAATTCATAAAACAATTGTGTTTGTCACTCATGATATGCAGGAGGCCCTTGCTCTCGGGGACCGGATTTGTGTGATGAAAGACGGGGAAGCCGTGCAAATTGACAGCCCGGAAGCAATCATCAGACGTCCTGCCAATGATTTTGTCAAAGAATTTATCGGGAACAGAGGACAGGCAGCCATTCTCGAAGGTTCCATTGAGCCGTGGATCAGGCCTCTGCAGGAAACAGATCCACTCAAAAAGCCGATATCTTTTACGGCTGACCGAAAGGAAGCCCTCCAGAGACTGGGGACAGAAGACTTGATTCCTGTTGAGCGGAACGGGCAGATTATCGGGACGATAACGAGAGAGTCCGCGGTTCAGTTCTTAGCCGGCCGTGCGGAAGAAAGAGGGAGAGTATGA
- a CDS encoding alpha/beta hydrolase produces the protein MVQIQKDSITGYKDGTVSYSLFKKASQAKTLAIMFPGYGYTAQGPLFHYSTGIFLNRGEDVLHLNYSYQSPFYESFSDKELEDALKRDVRHVIDTVLSAHSYEHFYLIGKSLGTIALAAELGRTAFLDAKIVWLTPLLKRDDVFEGMYTSKKRGLCIIGDSDPCYDQERFEKLSGNAFLERVLINGADHSLEDSEDAVGSVDVLKDVMLKIKRF, from the coding sequence ATGGTCCAAATCCAGAAAGATTCCATCACAGGCTACAAAGACGGCACTGTTTCCTATTCCCTGTTCAAAAAAGCCTCTCAAGCAAAAACACTTGCTATTATGTTTCCAGGCTACGGGTATACAGCGCAGGGCCCGCTGTTTCACTATTCAACAGGAATTTTCCTGAACCGCGGTGAGGATGTGCTGCATCTTAACTACTCCTACCAGTCACCTTTTTATGAATCGTTTTCAGATAAAGAGCTTGAAGATGCGTTAAAAAGAGATGTCCGGCATGTCATTGATACCGTATTAAGCGCGCACTCCTATGAACATTTTTACTTGATAGGAAAATCACTCGGCACAATTGCACTTGCTGCTGAACTTGGGAGAACGGCATTTCTCGATGCGAAAATTGTCTGGCTCACGCCTTTGCTGAAAAGGGATGATGTGTTTGAGGGCATGTACACAAGCAAAAAGAGAGGGTTATGCATCATCGGCGATTCAGACCCTTGCTATGATCAGGAGCGCTTTGAGAAGCTTTCTGGTAATGCATTTCTTGAGCGTGTCCTCATTAACGGGGCTGACCACAGCCTGGAAGATTCCGAGGATGCGGTTGGTTCAGTCGATGTGCTGAAGGATGTTATGTTGAAAATTAAGAGGTTTTAA
- a CDS encoding cell wall-binding repeat-containing protein, with amino-acid sequence MKKELLLACGLVLALPGIQGFAAEKTTEKWSAAQVQADKMKAFGFDEEEGMYYEEEPNNLLTKANPIEVDYWIQGDTGGKDIDYYKFTVKSEAHYSLMGFTETGYGSTLNIRLLSADGKEAAKSKFDSEDGEIGTQDIELQITPGTYYLEVTNSNSTSEEYYLVHSLMEKYQRISGGDRYETAVNISKEYWFEGDTDTAVLATGTSFPDALSATPLAYRHYAPLLLTRPGALPGVVKNELTRLDVTKVIIVGGTGAVSANVEKELKNMGLRVSRISGADRYATSAKIADEIGTYGPVTLATGLNFADALSIAPFAAQMEMPILLTRKDSVPGAVHTFMKNWEVDETYVIGGSSVISDASVKALPGKKRISGSDRYATNSKIIKTFMDENDFPMMYFATGANYPDALAGSALAANYHSPVVLVNPAKFNSSTYQTVQTYKEQTIINYILGGETALPQKAIDQLFE; translated from the coding sequence ATGAAAAAGGAATTATTGCTGGCCTGCGGGCTAGTGCTTGCCTTGCCTGGCATACAGGGATTTGCAGCAGAAAAAACGACAGAGAAATGGTCTGCAGCGCAGGTTCAGGCAGACAAAATGAAGGCATTTGGATTTGATGAAGAAGAAGGAATGTATTATGAGGAAGAGCCTAACAATCTTTTAACAAAAGCAAATCCGATTGAAGTTGATTACTGGATTCAGGGTGACACAGGCGGCAAGGACATCGATTATTATAAGTTCACAGTAAAAAGCGAAGCACATTACAGCCTTATGGGATTTACTGAGACTGGATATGGCAGCACATTGAATATCCGCCTACTTTCTGCTGATGGGAAAGAAGCAGCCAAAAGCAAGTTTGATAGTGAAGATGGAGAAATAGGCACTCAAGATATTGAACTGCAAATAACTCCTGGAACTTACTACTTAGAAGTGACCAATTCAAATTCGACAAGTGAAGAATATTATCTTGTCCATAGCTTGATGGAAAAATATCAGAGAATTTCTGGTGGAGACCGCTACGAAACAGCTGTCAATATTTCAAAGGAATACTGGTTTGAAGGAGACACAGATACGGCCGTTCTTGCAACCGGTACAAGCTTTCCGGATGCTTTAAGTGCTACTCCGCTAGCCTACAGACATTATGCTCCTTTATTGTTGACAAGACCGGGGGCACTGCCAGGTGTTGTTAAGAATGAGTTAACGCGTCTGGATGTCACAAAAGTCATCATTGTCGGGGGAACAGGGGCCGTTTCTGCCAATGTTGAAAAAGAATTAAAAAACATGGGACTGAGAGTCTCAAGAATCAGCGGTGCTGACCGCTATGCAACTTCTGCTAAAATTGCTGATGAAATCGGCACGTACGGTCCGGTCACTCTAGCAACAGGCTTAAACTTCGCGGACGCTCTCTCAATTGCACCATTTGCGGCACAGATGGAAATGCCAATCCTTCTGACAAGAAAAGATTCAGTGCCGGGTGCTGTTCATACATTTATGAAAAATTGGGAAGTAGACGAGACATATGTTATTGGAGGATCAAGTGTTATTTCAGATGCATCTGTAAAAGCATTGCCAGGCAAAAAACGCATCAGCGGCTCAGACCGTTATGCAACGAACAGCAAAATTATTAAAACATTTATGGACGAAAATGATTTTCCTATGATGTATTTTGCAACAGGTGCAAACTATCCGGATGCCCTTGCAGGTTCTGCTCTTGCTGCTAATTACCATAGCCCTGTTGTTCTTGTAAATCCAGCAAAGTTCAACTCATCTACTTATCAGACAGTTCAGACTTACAAGGAACAAACAATTATCAATTACATCCTCGGCGGTGAGACAGCTCTCCCTCAAAAAGCAATCGATCAGCTTTTTGAATAA
- a CDS encoding cell wall-binding repeat-containing protein, with amino-acid sequence MKRTISSFMAFVMIFSLFFSQAPVGAAEADVPKEEALLKTGTPVEGLFEAEENVKWYTIDPSSSEVKDFTHLRVKFQSELEMNITVYSSLENAVDNRAFDRYMGYSYANEPVQLDFPVAWAGPFYVKVEHYPYEEEYIEGEEAPEAPAAAFTLSYDGVTLPPSEYISSDECPAELSTKERENGKAILKDLRTIREDVLAKTENGKELSAMYYKIAPFLSTKMVFSKTIRDQVYQDLVQLKGLFADVAEKGSSSTYKVTKEDQDAINRLYSTALDSVPSFLHDSIKKTGNAVGISSLTDKTVSSILQKGGYSVPSAGIAEHRVIVKLKEGKKLSSIQSKTKAFGIQSAAPLKADKSVIPDTYVMEVEGSTGGFKASSSSVKSAVSSLSKLPEVEYAEPVQHYQSFTADAQYPYQWSLKNEGRDGGMEGADIKFEQLQELLKGKELKDTVIAVADTGVDHTLADLSGQVLTDKGYNFIGKNTDAMDDHGHGTHVSGIIAAKADNDYSMAGINAHAKILPLKVLDSAGSGDTEGIAFGIRYAVDQGAQVINLSLGGSYSRVIESSLKYAYDHGVTVVAASGNDGMEELSYPASSKYVISVGGTNRIDLVSDYSNYGKGLDLVAPGTDIPSLMPDGNVTNMTGTSMATPHVAAVAGLLLSHKQDLTPAEIEKILTKTAQDIAFDEQDNPWENYEEYPDEEEIPYEEEEVIPGYDRVSGWGRLDAPAAINGIGKNFTEWTRISGENRFETAVKLSEEGFETAETAVIATGRNFPDALSATPLAYKNDAPLLLTDTNQLPVIVQDELIRLETETVILVGGKTAISANVEKQLKELGVKNIKRISGADRYATSVKIAEELEEPFFAAVATGESFADALSIAPVAASLEMPILLTKKNSVPSVVRNFVDESGIELSYIIGGTGVISDKTAKSFPEPDRIGGSDRYVTNSRIISYFSDTLNMTAPYIATGMNYPDALAGSALAAKNGSPVILTSPSGAKQTTKDTLADYADTASMYYIIGGETALPEDSILSLFE; translated from the coding sequence ATGAAAAGAACCATCAGCAGTTTCATGGCATTTGTCATGATTTTTTCACTGTTTTTCAGCCAGGCTCCTGTAGGGGCAGCTGAAGCTGATGTTCCCAAAGAAGAAGCTCTTCTTAAAACCGGAACACCTGTTGAAGGACTGTTTGAAGCAGAAGAAAATGTAAAATGGTACACAATCGATCCGTCATCATCAGAAGTGAAGGATTTCACTCATCTCAGAGTGAAATTTCAATCAGAGCTTGAGATGAATATCACTGTTTATTCAAGTCTTGAAAACGCCGTTGATAACCGCGCGTTTGACAGATACATGGGGTACTCCTATGCGAATGAACCGGTGCAGCTTGATTTCCCGGTAGCATGGGCAGGCCCTTTCTATGTAAAAGTAGAGCATTATCCGTATGAAGAAGAGTACATAGAGGGAGAAGAAGCTCCGGAAGCACCGGCTGCGGCCTTCACTCTTTCTTACGACGGGGTAACACTTCCGCCGTCAGAGTACATTAGTTCTGATGAGTGCCCGGCTGAGCTGAGCACGAAGGAAAGAGAAAACGGAAAAGCGATTTTGAAAGACCTCAGAACAATTCGTGAAGATGTGCTTGCAAAAACGGAAAACGGCAAGGAACTTTCTGCTATGTATTATAAAATTGCGCCATTTTTGAGCACGAAGATGGTTTTCAGCAAAACGATCCGCGACCAGGTCTACCAAGATCTTGTTCAGCTTAAAGGTTTATTTGCTGATGTAGCTGAAAAAGGAAGCAGCAGCACGTACAAAGTGACAAAAGAGGATCAGGATGCTATCAACCGCCTCTACTCTACAGCACTTGATTCAGTTCCATCGTTCCTTCATGATTCAATTAAGAAAACCGGCAATGCAGTCGGCATCAGCAGTTTAACAGATAAAACGGTATCATCCATTCTGCAAAAGGGCGGCTATAGTGTTCCTTCAGCAGGAATTGCTGAACACCGTGTCATTGTTAAACTTAAAGAAGGCAAAAAGCTCAGCAGCATTCAATCGAAAACAAAAGCTTTCGGCATCCAGTCTGCAGCACCTTTAAAAGCAGACAAATCCGTCATTCCAGATACGTATGTTATGGAAGTTGAAGGCAGCACAGGAGGCTTTAAAGCTTCTTCAAGCAGTGTGAAATCTGCAGTGAGCAGTCTTTCAAAACTGCCTGAAGTAGAATATGCAGAGCCTGTTCAGCACTATCAGTCATTTACAGCTGACGCTCAATATCCTTACCAGTGGTCACTTAAAAATGAAGGCCGCGATGGAGGAATGGAAGGCGCAGACATCAAGTTTGAACAGCTTCAGGAATTGCTGAAAGGCAAAGAACTTAAAGATACAGTCATCGCCGTAGCAGACACAGGAGTTGATCATACGCTTGCTGACTTAAGCGGTCAAGTTCTGACAGACAAAGGCTACAACTTTATTGGTAAAAATACAGATGCCATGGATGACCACGGCCACGGGACGCATGTATCCGGCATCATTGCCGCTAAAGCGGACAACGACTATTCAATGGCAGGAATTAATGCGCATGCAAAAATCCTTCCGCTAAAAGTCCTTGATTCAGCAGGAAGCGGTGACACAGAAGGAATTGCTTTTGGCATCAGATATGCGGTGGATCAGGGAGCACAGGTAATTAACCTGAGCCTTGGAGGAAGCTACAGCCGCGTCATTGAAAGTTCGTTAAAGTATGCATATGATCATGGTGTAACAGTAGTAGCTGCCAGCGGAAATGACGGCATGGAGGAGCTTTCTTATCCAGCTTCATCTAAGTATGTTATATCTGTCGGCGGAACAAACAGAATTGATCTAGTTTCAGACTACTCTAACTATGGAAAAGGTCTTGACCTTGTCGCACCGGGTACAGACATTCCGAGTTTAATGCCTGACGGAAACGTTACAAACATGACTGGTACGTCTATGGCAACACCGCATGTTGCAGCGGTTGCAGGTCTGCTTCTTTCACATAAGCAGGATCTTACGCCTGCTGAGATTGAAAAAATTCTGACGAAGACCGCTCAGGATATCGCTTTTGATGAGCAGGATAATCCGTGGGAAAACTATGAAGAATACCCAGATGAAGAAGAGATTCCATATGAGGAAGAAGAAGTGATTCCAGGCTATGACAGAGTATCCGGCTGGGGCCGTCTTGATGCTCCTGCAGCAATCAACGGAATCGGAAAGAACTTTACTGAATGGACGCGCATTTCGGGTGAAAACCGCTTTGAAACAGCGGTAAAGCTTTCTGAAGAAGGCTTTGAAACGGCAGAGACTGCCGTTATCGCAACTGGCCGCAACTTCCCGGATGCGTTAAGTGCTACGCCTCTGGCGTATAAAAACGACGCACCGCTTCTTTTGACTGATACAAATCAGCTTCCAGTCATCGTGCAGGATGAATTAATAAGACTGGAAACTGAAACGGTTATTCTTGTTGGAGGAAAAACAGCTATTTCTGCAAATGTAGAAAAACAGCTGAAAGAGCTTGGAGTAAAGAACATCAAACGCATCAGCGGCGCTGACAGATATGCAACTTCTGTCAAGATTGCAGAAGAGCTAGAGGAGCCTTTCTTCGCAGCAGTTGCAACAGGAGAAAGCTTTGCAGATGCCCTTTCTATTGCACCTGTAGCCGCATCTTTGGAAATGCCTATCCTTCTTACTAAGAAGAACAGTGTGCCGTCAGTTGTCAGAAACTTTGTCGATGAGAGCGGAATTGAACTTTCTTACATTATCGGCGGAACAGGCGTGATTTCTGACAAAACGGCAAAATCATTCCCTGAGCCTGACAGAATTGGCGGTTCTGACAGATACGTGACGAACAGCAGGATTATCTCTTACTTCAGTGACACGCTGAATATGACTGCACCGTATATTGCTACAGGCATGAACTACCCGGATGCCCTTGCAGGATCTGCCCTTGCAGCCAAGAACGGAAGTCCTGTGATTCTTACAAGCCCGTCCGGAGCTAAGCAAACGACGAAAGATACACTGGCTGATTATGCTGATACAGCTTCAATGTATTACATCATCGGCGGAGAAACAGCTTTACCGGAAGATTCTATTCTTTCATTATTTGAATAA